In Candidatus Chlorohelix allophototropha, one DNA window encodes the following:
- the mazG gene encoding nucleoside triphosphate pyrophosphohydrolase → MENPPTVKIIVIGLGPGNPDHLTFGALRAMREAGTVWLRTAKHPTVSHLPPEVKLESFDDYYDRFESFEAVYGAIVDRLLAIAKESAKPIAYAVPGHPLVGESSVTRLLAKAREAGIAIEIVDGLSFIEPALDVLTLDPLQDSLTILDALELAARPESHLPREKGLELPILRPLLVGQVYNQRLASAVKLALMEDYPDGHQVTLLRGAGVPGEQARLDIPLFELDRHPEWTDHLTCVYVPPLPILEATGSFANVQYILARLRGPGGCPWDREQTHTSLKRYLIEETYEVIHALDEAPEKLVEEFGDLLLQVVLHAQIGADEGEYDIREVMRELSLKMIHRHPHVFGVTNVNGAEEVVHNWEQLKKIERAGKSEEEQSVLGGVPHEMPALLQAQNLQRKAASLGFVWRNLDQVLDKLVEEIEEVRHTTNHEELVEEIGDVFMVMCAAARDLKVDAEEALRLANLKFRKRFTEWEKLLHERNLDGHKMELPELETLWQEARKRAGK, encoded by the coding sequence ATGGAAAATCCTCCAACCGTTAAAATCATAGTTATTGGGTTGGGTCCCGGCAATCCCGATCATCTAACGTTTGGCGCGTTAAGAGCTATGCGCGAAGCCGGAACGGTCTGGCTACGCACTGCCAAACATCCCACCGTTTCGCATTTGCCACCCGAAGTTAAGCTAGAGTCGTTTGATGATTATTACGACCGATTCGAGAGCTTCGAGGCGGTTTATGGAGCGATTGTCGATAGGCTGTTGGCAATAGCAAAAGAGAGCGCAAAACCGATAGCTTATGCCGTACCGGGTCATCCATTAGTGGGCGAAAGTAGCGTAACCCGTCTGTTGGCAAAAGCGCGCGAGGCAGGGATAGCAATTGAAATCGTGGATGGCTTGAGCTTTATCGAACCCGCGCTTGATGTGCTGACGCTTGACCCTTTACAGGATAGCCTGACGATTCTGGATGCGCTGGAACTGGCGGCACGTCCTGAAAGTCATCTGCCCCGCGAGAAGGGGCTAGAGTTACCGATTTTGCGCCCGTTGCTGGTGGGACAGGTGTATAACCAACGGCTTGCCAGTGCAGTTAAACTGGCGCTTATGGAAGATTATCCCGATGGGCATCAGGTTACACTGCTACGGGGGGCAGGTGTGCCGGGTGAACAAGCGCGGTTGGATATTCCCCTCTTTGAGCTAGACCGACACCCCGAATGGACTGACCACCTAACCTGTGTGTATGTGCCACCTTTGCCGATTCTTGAAGCAACAGGCAGTTTCGCCAATGTGCAATATATTCTGGCGCGACTACGCGGACCGGGAGGCTGTCCTTGGGATCGTGAGCAAACCCACACCAGCTTGAAACGCTACCTAATAGAAGAAACCTACGAAGTGATTCATGCGCTGGACGAAGCGCCGGAGAAATTGGTAGAGGAGTTCGGTGATTTGCTTTTGCAGGTGGTACTCCACGCCCAAATCGGGGCGGACGAAGGCGAGTACGATATTCGCGAGGTAATGCGTGAGCTTTCCCTCAAGATGATTCATCGCCATCCCCATGTATTCGGAGTAACCAACGTAAATGGCGCAGAAGAAGTGGTGCATAACTGGGAACAGCTCAAAAAAATTGAACGGGCGGGAAAAAGCGAAGAAGAGCAATCGGTGCTAGGGGGCGTACCACACGAAATGCCCGCGCTGTTACAAGCGCAAAACTTGCAGCGCAAAGCCGCCAGTCTTGGTTTCGTCTGGCGCAATCTAGATCAGGTGCTAGACAAACTGGTAGAAGAAATTGAGGAGGTGCGCCACACCACCAACCATGAGGAATTAGTCGAGGAAATCGGCGACGTGTTCATGGTAATGTGTGCGGCTGCCCGTGACCTAAAGGTGGATGCAGAGGAAGCCTTGCGCCTTGCCAATTTGAAATTTCGCAAGCGTTTCACCGAGTGGGAAAAGCTATTGCATGAACGCAATTTGGACGGTCACAAAATGGAACTGCCCGAACTGGAAACGCTCTGGCAGGAAGCCCGCAAAAGAGCCGGGAAATGA
- a CDS encoding ABC transporter permease, producing MSVVTRGLSGLFRLNPVTLREMKARMRSPRAFLLIGLYLMGLAILIFLVYIQSGGGSSYSYGGSSQFTYGPTRSFEIGQNLFITIFLYLSLVIALISPALTGSAISREIEARTYELLLVTSLKRRALIYSKYFSALFYVILLVLLSLPLACLIFTFGGVDSGELLAGYAVVLVSAAAYCAIGAFFSSLIKQTSAAVLASYILVALLILGSQLVSSSIVGAINSDTSRFPPGAPRPDPRIDPAFDLPRRLLVLNPMASIGSILTSSAPLRFNNNDDLKFFPSSQLFGGSPNSYFRNTPGQQNAAANAVARMPVFPNGWSLWEGYVLVYSGITALFLVLSSTFVKSGRLERGFRLFSRKEKPERKKKQKKEKAITTSA from the coding sequence ATGAGTGTAGTAACCAGAGGCTTATCCGGTTTGTTTCGTCTTAACCCGGTCACTTTACGAGAGATGAAAGCGCGTATGCGCAGCCCTCGCGCCTTTTTGTTGATTGGTCTCTACCTAATGGGATTGGCTATTCTCATCTTTCTGGTTTATATCCAATCCGGGGGCGGTTCTTCTTATAGTTATGGTGGTTCTTCCCAGTTTACCTATGGCCCAACCCGCAGTTTTGAAATTGGGCAGAATCTTTTTATCACCATCTTTCTGTATCTTTCTCTGGTAATTGCGCTTATCTCGCCCGCTTTAACGGGCAGCGCCATCAGCCGTGAAATAGAGGCGCGCACATACGAGCTATTGCTGGTAACATCCTTGAAACGCCGCGCTCTGATTTATAGCAAATATTTTTCTGCCTTATTCTATGTGATATTGTTAGTTTTGCTTTCGCTACCCTTAGCCTGTTTGATTTTTACGTTTGGTGGCGTTGATTCTGGAGAACTACTAGCAGGTTATGCGGTGGTGTTGGTTTCTGCCGCGGCTTATTGTGCAATTGGCGCATTTTTTTCAAGTTTGATCAAACAAACGAGCGCGGCTGTATTGGCTAGTTACATTCTAGTTGCCTTATTGATTTTAGGTAGTCAACTTGTAAGCAGTAGCATTGTAGGGGCTATCAATAGCGACACCAGTAGGTTTCCACCGGGTGCGCCTCGCCCCGACCCACGTATTGACCCCGCTTTTGATTTACCCCGCCGCCTTTTGGTTTTGAATCCTATGGCTTCAATCGGTTCAATCCTTACTTCGAGTGCGCCCCTTCGCTTTAACAATAACGATGACCTAAAATTCTTTCCATCCAGCCAATTATTCGGCGGTAGCCCTAACTCCTATTTCCGAAACACGCCCGGACAACAAAATGCCGCCGCTAATGCGGTTGCTCGTATGCCGGTATTTCCCAATGGCTGGTCACTATGGGAGGGTTACGTGTTGGTTTATTCCGGTATAACTGCCCTTTTTCTGGTTCTTAGCTCAACCTTTGTAAAAAGTGGTAGACTCGAACGTGGCTTCCGCTTATTCTCCCGCAAGGAAAAGCCGGAACGTAAGAAAAAGCAGAAAAAAGAAAAGGCTATCACTACTTCCGCCTGA
- a CDS encoding ABC transporter ATP-binding protein, with the protein MSDYPYSLPTHEPQPEENQEQATPAAAAVAGEAPLISYALESFSLNKRYPHRTENALTDLNLQIPEGQVYGLIGANGAGKTTFLKICATLLAPTSGDVKIMGISIKREPDKVRRLIGYVPDEFGLYTEMQVGEYLEFFASCYGLHGKKRTRLVNELLQLVDLADKRKEPLLGMSRGMKQRLCLAHSLLHDPKVLLLDEPASGVDPRARFELRELVRELSRMGKTVVVSSHVLADLEDVCHSIAIIQRGKVVANGTTPEVADSFGGSALRTVTLRVLTRLDLLRAQEAAHNFMQTVSESIVVDEEARRLEVDIEGNEASCADFLSYLNRVGVNVASFGQKAARLEEYFLREESI; encoded by the coding sequence ATGTCAGATTATCCCTATTCCCTTCCAACGCATGAACCACAACCCGAAGAAAATCAAGAACAAGCCACCCCGGCAGCAGCGGCGGTTGCGGGTGAAGCGCCATTAATTAGCTACGCCCTTGAATCATTTAGCTTGAATAAGCGTTACCCACATCGCACAGAGAATGCGCTTACCGATTTGAATCTGCAAATACCTGAAGGACAGGTATATGGGCTGATTGGGGCTAACGGTGCGGGTAAAACCACCTTTCTCAAAATATGCGCTACCTTGCTTGCTCCGACTTCCGGTGATGTAAAGATTATGGGTATCTCCATAAAGCGCGAGCCTGACAAGGTGCGTCGGCTGATTGGTTATGTGCCGGATGAATTTGGGCTTTATACTGAAATGCAGGTAGGCGAGTATCTTGAGTTTTTCGCTTCCTGTTATGGTTTGCATGGCAAGAAGCGCACTCGGTTGGTGAACGAACTTTTGCAACTGGTTGATCTGGCAGACAAGCGGAAAGAGCCTTTACTCGGTATGTCGCGTGGCATGAAACAGCGTCTTTGTCTGGCGCATTCGTTGCTACATGACCCCAAGGTATTGTTGCTGGATGAGCCTGCCAGTGGGGTTGATCCTCGCGCTCGTTTCGAGTTACGCGAGTTAGTGCGTGAATTGAGTCGGATGGGCAAAACAGTAGTAGTCAGCAGCCATGTTCTGGCAGACCTTGAGGATGTGTGTCACAGCATTGCAATTATTCAGCGTGGGAAAGTGGTAGCGAACGGCACTACTCCAGAGGTAGCCGATTCATTTGGCGGTTCGGCGCTACGCACCGTCACGTTGCGCGTGCTAACCAGGCTAGATTTGTTACGCGCCCAAGAAGCCGCCCATAACTTTATGCAGACGGTTAGCGAGAGTATTGTAGTGGATGAAGAAGCCCGACGCTTGGAAGTGGATATAGAGGGCAATGAAGCCTCCTGTGCCGATTTTCTCTCTTACTTAAATCGGGTGGGCGTAAACGTAGCCTCTTTCGGGCAAAAGGCAGCGCGTCTAGAGGAATATTTTCTTCGGGAGGAATCAATCTGA